One region of Ahniella affigens genomic DNA includes:
- a CDS encoding CHAT domain-containing tetratricopeptide repeat protein → MNPRTALMPLLRMLLLASVGVSAEASVVVVATRSTAVDQPVPFQPGDELLTYRTQNATTDVEQPIVDAVSFRLLMLDDLLYGPITVKVRRGATLLDLELVDGKQDIQVRSQPEATELETIDDRWQLAIAEKNWTEAKSLHDAATRLATPSQMPLVHWRAIRSARGAYDFKRCQERVTEAQVSTTRAMLRIHYSEEASHCASFAGNWREGQKIQQASIAALDELAPDTLIHARFSANLGQIESFSDFKGGRARIEAAVAKARKHCDGCSDLGVILNFYGDVLGNGNLSVESEAAYREGVEIARKLNEPAMALAPRLRMHARSLRMLGRIKEAGAELQEALKLVQSAGVPAREQGPFLNGLGVIAAYVGDFHQAGRWFREAIALYPTTDESVEIANARHNLGWTLLQSGDLAAAEQEMRAANALMAKNDKGAMYALFLSNYAEVQFARGDDEGALATIDEAVAINQRINPNAYDTALCLIKQALFRSRLGNAAGATSAWKNAFAILEALPQDNLMLADPLTERGMEALARGDLKDARQSFDRAIALYRAETIGSLSMSRGLQGAGMLAITEKRFDVAEQLLAEALAIRRRDVPNSAQHAETVHSLGTLAEAREQPKRAREFYCQASNMLDDASLKVGGDSLDQARFRAIFAEIYRDCVFANIELGAAGPALEALERGRARGFRAALEMRQLQLRDPKERAALDALAINLAGEQEALTRANDPNLDAAQKDLARQQVAQLKQDRQQLRQRLERALPSLSARNLSELSARLHPDEAYVAFAIGAEGSAVLVLRSDGTVMAARLPMQAAALSAQITALRQLLNDPSRTSDWQLQTDRLRDQLFAPVMPALRGAKTLSISPDGALHNLPFAAIWDARQQRYWVDQYAITIVDALSARPESRDQPDDATGIQLLAVGDPIDPDQAEPSAALTAELRRSGATSLRPLPAARREVQLLAERYQRSAEVLLGSDASEARVRALAPKSRQLHFAVHALLDPEHVLDSSLVLYQKAPGSSQDDGFLRVHEIMTDLQLDADLVVLSACDTGLGKELAGEGLIGFSRAFAFAGTKATLASLWPVSDQSTETLMDHFYAARDRGQSAAQALQTAMQQSREAAREANEARRGVGGLAPANQSTARDTRHPFFWAAFQVYGE, encoded by the coding sequence ATGAATCCACGCACTGCTCTGATGCCTTTGCTACGCATGCTGCTGCTGGCAAGCGTCGGGGTCAGCGCCGAAGCGTCGGTCGTCGTGGTAGCGACGCGTTCGACCGCAGTCGATCAGCCGGTGCCGTTTCAGCCTGGTGATGAACTGCTGACCTACCGCACCCAGAACGCCACGACCGACGTCGAGCAGCCCATCGTCGATGCCGTGTCGTTTCGATTATTGATGCTCGACGATTTGCTGTATGGGCCGATCACCGTCAAGGTTCGCCGTGGCGCGACCTTGCTTGATTTAGAGCTCGTTGACGGTAAGCAGGACATCCAGGTCCGCAGCCAACCAGAAGCGACCGAACTCGAAACCATCGACGATCGCTGGCAGCTGGCAATCGCCGAGAAGAACTGGACGGAAGCCAAGTCGTTGCACGACGCCGCGACGCGCCTCGCCACACCATCTCAGATGCCATTGGTGCATTGGCGGGCCATTCGGAGCGCGCGCGGCGCCTACGACTTCAAACGCTGCCAAGAACGTGTGACGGAAGCGCAAGTCAGCACGACGCGCGCCATGCTGAGAATCCATTACAGCGAGGAGGCGTCGCACTGCGCGTCGTTCGCGGGCAATTGGCGCGAAGGGCAGAAAATCCAGCAAGCGAGCATCGCAGCTCTCGACGAACTCGCGCCCGACACGCTCATCCACGCGCGTTTCTCAGCAAACCTCGGCCAGATCGAAAGCTTCTCCGACTTCAAGGGCGGTCGGGCACGTATCGAGGCGGCCGTCGCGAAGGCGCGCAAGCATTGCGATGGGTGTTCCGACCTTGGCGTCATCCTGAATTTCTACGGTGACGTGCTCGGGAACGGCAACTTGTCCGTCGAATCCGAGGCCGCCTACCGCGAAGGGGTCGAGATTGCCCGCAAGCTCAACGAACCGGCAATGGCGTTGGCGCCGAGATTGCGCATGCATGCGCGCAGCCTCCGAATGCTGGGTCGGATCAAAGAAGCCGGAGCCGAGCTGCAAGAAGCCTTGAAACTTGTGCAATCAGCCGGCGTGCCCGCGCGTGAGCAAGGGCCGTTTCTGAACGGGCTCGGGGTGATCGCTGCGTACGTCGGCGATTTCCACCAAGCGGGGCGCTGGTTTCGAGAAGCGATTGCGTTGTATCCCACAACTGACGAATCGGTCGAGATTGCTAATGCGCGTCACAATCTGGGCTGGACCTTGTTGCAATCCGGCGATCTGGCTGCGGCCGAGCAAGAAATGCGGGCTGCAAACGCGCTGATGGCCAAAAACGACAAGGGCGCGATGTACGCGTTGTTTCTCAGCAACTACGCCGAAGTGCAGTTCGCGCGCGGCGATGATGAGGGCGCGCTCGCGACGATTGATGAAGCCGTGGCGATCAATCAGCGCATCAACCCCAATGCCTACGACACCGCACTCTGCCTGATTAAACAGGCCCTGTTCCGGAGCCGACTCGGCAATGCCGCCGGCGCCACTTCGGCCTGGAAGAACGCCTTTGCCATTCTGGAAGCGCTGCCGCAAGACAACCTGATGCTCGCCGATCCCCTGACCGAGCGTGGCATGGAAGCGCTCGCGCGCGGCGACCTGAAGGACGCTCGGCAGAGTTTTGATCGCGCCATTGCCCTTTACCGCGCCGAGACTATTGGCTCGTTGTCGATGAGCCGCGGATTGCAAGGTGCCGGCATGCTTGCGATCACCGAGAAGCGTTTCGATGTGGCCGAGCAACTGTTGGCTGAAGCCTTGGCGATACGTCGTCGCGACGTGCCGAATTCGGCGCAGCACGCTGAAACCGTGCATAGCCTCGGCACGCTGGCTGAGGCCAGAGAGCAGCCAAAGCGCGCCCGCGAGTTTTACTGCCAGGCAAGCAACATGCTGGATGACGCCAGTCTGAAAGTGGGTGGCGACAGTTTGGATCAAGCCCGCTTTCGCGCGATTTTCGCCGAGATTTATCGCGATTGCGTGTTTGCAAACATCGAACTCGGCGCCGCCGGACCGGCCTTGGAGGCGCTGGAGCGCGGCCGCGCTCGTGGCTTTCGCGCGGCGCTGGAGATGCGCCAACTGCAGCTGCGCGATCCCAAGGAGCGCGCGGCGCTCGATGCGCTGGCCATCAACCTGGCAGGTGAGCAAGAGGCGTTGACGCGCGCCAATGATCCGAATCTGGATGCTGCGCAAAAGGATTTGGCGCGACAACAAGTCGCGCAGTTGAAGCAAGACCGGCAACAGCTGCGGCAGCGCCTTGAACGCGCCCTGCCCTCGCTGTCGGCGCGCAACCTGAGCGAGCTCAGTGCACGCTTGCATCCCGATGAGGCCTATGTCGCGTTCGCGATCGGGGCCGAAGGCAGCGCCGTCTTGGTACTGCGTTCAGACGGCACCGTGATGGCCGCGCGCCTGCCGATGCAGGCGGCGGCGCTCTCGGCGCAGATCACGGCGCTTCGGCAGTTGCTCAACGATCCCAGCCGAACAAGCGACTGGCAGCTCCAGACTGACCGCCTTCGCGACCAGCTGTTTGCGCCCGTCATGCCCGCGCTGCGCGGGGCCAAGACGCTGTCGATTTCACCGGATGGCGCGCTCCATAACCTGCCGTTTGCGGCCATCTGGGACGCCCGCCAGCAGCGCTATTGGGTCGATCAGTACGCGATCACGATCGTCGATGCGTTGAGTGCCCGGCCGGAATCGCGCGACCAACCTGACGACGCAACGGGCATTCAATTGCTGGCCGTTGGCGATCCGATCGATCCGGACCAAGCCGAACCGAGCGCCGCGCTGACCGCCGAACTTCGCCGCAGCGGCGCCACCAGTCTGCGTCCGTTGCCGGCTGCGCGGCGCGAGGTGCAACTGTTGGCCGAACGCTATCAGCGCAGCGCCGAAGTGTTGCTGGGCAGCGACGCAAGCGAAGCGCGGGTGCGGGCGTTGGCGCCGAAATCGCGGCAACTGCATTTTGCCGTGCATGCGCTGCTTGACCCCGAACATGTGCTCGACTCGTCGCTGGTCCTCTACCAAAAGGCCCCGGGATCGAGCCAGGATGACGGCTTTTTGCGCGTTCATGAAATCATGACCGACCTGCAATTGGACGCCGATCTCGTCGTGTTGTCGGCGTGTGACACCGGGCTTGGCAAGGAACTCGCGGGCGAAGGCTTGATCGGGTTCTCGCGCGCCTTTGCCTTCGCCGGCACCAAGGCCACGCTCGCGAGTCTCTGGCCGGTTTCGGATCAATCGACCGAAACGCTGATGGATCATTTTTACGCGGCGCGCGATCGCGGGCAGTCCGCTGCCCAGGCGTTGCAGACGGCCATGCAACAGAGCCGCGAGGCCGCGCGCGAGGCAAACGAAGCACGCCGCGGCGTCGGCGGCTTGGCCCCGGCTAATCAGAGTACCGCGCGCGACACGCGGCATCCGTTCTTCTGGGCGGCGTTCCAGGTTTACGGCGAATAG
- a CDS encoding serine/threonine-protein kinase, with protein sequence MPIDDQDGLLLKVAEDITDGRPVDWDTLSQQLDAEALKQLRALADLAKQFTAAQQSLESTTATTADMLPEPPLPPKSVAEPNLEHCSQFAHLKILGEIGRGSSGIVYRAFDPLLQRTVALKLCNPDGGQIDDLLHEAQQMAKVNHPGVLKIHGAQIVDAQVGFWSDLVEGESISTRLDRTTTVPAPEAVLIGLELCAALAAIHQLGLVHGDVKAQNVVRDRHGRHILVDFGSARNIHERATVSGTPLYLAPELVGGGQNTPPDDLYSLGVLLFKMISGHFPVDARTLVELESAHRDQRRRYLLDLVPDLNVELAGVIERAVHPKRAQRYQSAGALAAELRRTLPAVQPLQVTHRLDGPTENVPASRPNRRFWWVGLGLLAGILATILLVQHWHDLNGPIQTDLRWTKSTGGVEFQLVDGDQITIGDTLSLQLALAESAHVYVFNEDATGSVYQLFPLPGAALANPLPAKRPIRLPGEVSGQARDWQVTSTGSRERFYVLVSPHAIAALDPATSGIATADIGRPIDRSSLYASALLTRGVGGLSERQSIDSQFPIGTWLRELGQNDPRVRVQHFELLNP encoded by the coding sequence ATGCCCATCGATGACCAGGACGGCCTGCTGCTGAAAGTTGCCGAAGACATCACCGACGGCCGTCCGGTCGATTGGGACACATTGTCCCAGCAATTGGACGCCGAAGCCCTGAAGCAACTGCGCGCATTGGCCGACCTGGCAAAGCAATTCACCGCCGCTCAACAATCACTGGAATCCACGACGGCTACCACGGCGGACATGCTCCCCGAGCCGCCGTTGCCACCGAAATCGGTCGCCGAGCCAAACCTCGAACACTGTTCTCAATTCGCCCACTTGAAGATCCTGGGCGAAATCGGCCGAGGCAGCAGCGGCATTGTGTACCGCGCATTCGACCCGCTGCTCCAACGAACCGTGGCATTGAAGCTGTGCAATCCGGATGGCGGTCAGATCGACGACTTGCTGCACGAGGCGCAGCAGATGGCCAAGGTCAATCATCCGGGCGTGCTGAAGATCCATGGTGCCCAGATCGTCGACGCGCAAGTCGGTTTCTGGTCCGACTTGGTCGAAGGTGAATCCATCTCGACCCGATTGGACCGCACCACCACCGTGCCAGCGCCGGAAGCGGTGTTGATCGGGCTCGAACTCTGCGCAGCCCTTGCCGCGATCCACCAGCTTGGGCTCGTGCATGGTGATGTCAAAGCCCAGAACGTGGTGCGCGATCGCCACGGGCGCCACATTCTCGTCGACTTCGGCAGCGCGCGAAATATTCATGAGCGCGCCACCGTATCGGGAACACCGCTGTATCTAGCGCCTGAGCTCGTTGGTGGCGGCCAGAACACGCCGCCGGACGACCTCTACAGTTTAGGGGTGCTGCTGTTCAAAATGATCAGCGGACACTTTCCGGTTGATGCACGCACCCTGGTGGAACTGGAGAGCGCACACCGCGATCAGCGTCGCCGCTACTTGCTCGATCTGGTACCCGACCTCAATGTCGAACTCGCCGGCGTGATTGAGCGGGCCGTGCATCCCAAGCGCGCCCAGCGCTATCAGAGCGCCGGTGCGTTGGCAGCAGAACTCCGACGCACGTTGCCGGCCGTGCAGCCGCTGCAGGTCACCCACCGTTTGGATGGTCCGACTGAGAACGTTCCCGCAAGCCGCCCGAACCGCCGATTCTGGTGGGTAGGGCTCGGCCTGCTGGCCGGAATCCTCGCGACGATCCTGCTCGTGCAACACTGGCACGATCTGAACGGACCCATCCAGACTGATTTGCGCTGGACCAAGTCCACCGGCGGGGTCGAGTTTCAATTGGTGGATGGCGATCAAATCACGATTGGCGACACGCTGTCACTGCAACTGGCACTGGCCGAATCCGCCCACGTGTACGTGTTCAATGAAGACGCCACCGGCAGTGTTTATCAGCTGTTTCCGTTGCCCGGTGCGGCGCTGGCCAACCCACTCCCCGCAAAACGTCCGATCCGTTTGCCGGGCGAGGTGTCGGGACAGGCGCGGGACTGGCAGGTGACCAGTACCGGCAGCCGCGAACGCTTCTATGTGCTCGTATCGCCCCATGCCATTGCAGCCCTCGATCCGGCTACATCCGGCATTGCGACGGCCGACATTGGGCGCCCCATCGATCGCAGCAGCCTCTACGCCAGCGCCCTGCTCACGCGCGGTGTTGGCGGACTGTCCGAACGACAGAGCATCGACTCCCAGTTCCCGATCGGCACCTGGCTTCGCGAGTTGGGTCAAAACGATCCCCGCGTCCGTGTCCAGCACTTCGAACTGCTGAACCCCTGA
- a CDS encoding RNA polymerase sigma factor produces the protein MTAIARNAAVLETTHQLVERIRGGDAEARDRLIRRYLPLLTRWAHGRLPNPARDLNETADLVQLTLLRAFQALPAFEVQGPGAFFAYLRQIMSNILKDEIRRTARRPVHDEITAEVVESDPLPLERAVNIETLQAYEQALNSLEPDQREAVILRIELGLPHDEIAKLIDAPSPNAARMKIARALMRMAELMNAHR, from the coding sequence ATGACTGCGATCGCCCGAAATGCCGCGGTGCTGGAAACCACGCATCAGCTGGTCGAACGCATTCGGGGTGGCGATGCCGAGGCTCGCGATCGCCTGATCCGGCGGTACTTGCCACTGCTGACCCGCTGGGCACACGGCCGCTTGCCCAATCCGGCCCGCGATCTGAACGAGACTGCCGACTTGGTGCAGTTGACGCTGCTGCGTGCGTTTCAGGCACTGCCGGCGTTTGAGGTGCAAGGACCCGGAGCGTTCTTCGCCTACCTGCGCCAAATCATGAGCAACATCCTGAAAGACGAAATTCGGCGCACCGCGCGCCGCCCTGTGCACGACGAAATCACGGCCGAAGTGGTCGAAAGTGATCCGTTGCCTTTGGAGCGCGCGGTCAATATCGAGACCCTGCAGGCCTACGAGCAGGCCCTGAACAGTTTGGAGCCCGACCAGCGCGAAGCGGTCATTCTGCGGATTGAGCTGGGTCTGCCGCATGATGAGATCGCGAAACTGATCGATGCCCCGAGCCCGAATGCAGCGCGCATGAAGATCGCCCGCGCGCTGATGCGAATGGCGGAGCTGATGAATGCCCATCGATGA
- a CDS encoding serine/threonine-protein kinase produces the protein MDPKRFQMVREAFDLLAELDAVEARQKLESLALDSTQKQLLTDMLNSDARVLELRLDHPDQLVLPVLASSYVGKQIGPWQIERVLGMGGMGRVFLARRHDGLFDGQVAIKFLNEQSAGNLFAKERAALARLNAPGIARLIDAGNDDQGRAYLVMEYVAGALIDAWCDQQHASVRARIGLMIETLHAIAHAHSQLVLHRDLKPSNLIVDASGRVKVLDFGIAKLLDGEDSDFQATAARYFTLRYAAPEQISGEPIGIGTDLFALAIVLYELLTDAHPFLTDESERHQLAERVLTGQPIPLSRRTAAASLTEALGSSGLRDLDAVLQRALDRQTERRFRSAMDFAEELDRILLDQPVLSRRPGWWALGLRQIRRHPWISLGTLLALSGLFISAVIAFQQRAEARRERDLARHQAARAERMAGFLSSLFESAQPRHSAGQTPTVADLLERGQQKLHEETNDDPLLQARLTVSLADTWRALGQLERAEALLEELIAQNPALNEDHKLAAEAYAALAKVRSFRADWSAALTALDAADRALEQVPGEPVLRANILKQRAMALMNTDRLDAAKPVIAKARDLLLPLADSEPEALIGAEALLATAAYLSGELTQSRDAFLRIVAMERQMGPGRQAGLVTNLNNLAAIEARIGLLDDAVTHYREAVNVGDRTFGADHREAALPRLGLGMALRQLGEATPAIEQLQQSAAIYQTWSGPEHPESRYADLLLAETLWLNGDHRVAKVALQRVLADNPMTPFQNGERDCRARWLAYALQLPDIAPRRPDAAMQSCRQALAADTSLRVLLDWLDGGPSADRQALRDRANTLKAPDRMLSNALQRESGGR, from the coding sequence ATGGATCCGAAACGCTTCCAGATGGTCCGCGAGGCTTTCGATCTGTTGGCCGAACTCGATGCGGTCGAAGCTCGGCAAAAACTCGAATCATTGGCGCTTGATTCAACCCAGAAGCAACTTCTGACCGACATGCTGAACTCCGATGCGCGTGTCCTGGAATTGCGGCTCGATCATCCCGACCAACTCGTCTTGCCAGTACTGGCCAGTAGTTATGTCGGCAAACAGATCGGCCCCTGGCAGATCGAGCGTGTGCTGGGCATGGGCGGTATGGGTCGCGTGTTCCTGGCCCGACGCCACGATGGATTGTTCGACGGCCAGGTGGCGATCAAGTTCTTGAACGAGCAAAGCGCTGGCAACTTGTTTGCGAAAGAACGCGCCGCACTGGCCCGGCTCAATGCGCCTGGGATCGCCCGATTGATCGATGCGGGCAACGATGATCAAGGTCGCGCCTATTTGGTCATGGAGTATGTGGCCGGCGCGTTGATCGATGCCTGGTGCGACCAGCAGCACGCATCGGTGCGCGCGCGCATTGGTCTGATGATCGAAACACTGCATGCGATTGCCCATGCGCACAGCCAACTGGTCCTGCATCGCGATCTCAAGCCTTCGAACTTGATCGTCGATGCATCTGGCCGGGTCAAGGTGCTGGATTTCGGTATCGCCAAGCTCCTGGATGGTGAGGATTCCGATTTTCAGGCGACCGCTGCCCGCTATTTTACGCTGCGGTATGCGGCGCCCGAGCAGATCAGTGGCGAGCCGATCGGCATTGGGACCGATTTGTTTGCCCTCGCCATCGTACTGTACGAGCTGTTGACCGATGCGCACCCGTTTCTGACCGACGAATCCGAGCGACACCAACTGGCCGAACGCGTGTTGACCGGCCAACCGATTCCGCTCTCCCGCCGAACCGCTGCGGCGTCGCTGACAGAGGCCCTTGGCAGCTCAGGCCTGCGCGATCTCGACGCAGTCCTGCAACGAGCCTTGGATCGGCAGACCGAACGGCGTTTTCGGAGCGCGATGGACTTTGCCGAAGAACTGGATCGCATCCTGTTGGATCAGCCGGTACTCAGCCGGCGCCCGGGCTGGTGGGCTTTGGGGCTTCGGCAGATACGCCGACATCCGTGGATCAGTCTGGGTACATTGTTGGCGCTGAGCGGTCTGTTCATCAGTGCGGTCATCGCGTTTCAGCAGCGGGCCGAGGCCAGACGCGAGCGCGATCTGGCGCGTCACCAGGCAGCGCGGGCCGAGCGCATGGCAGGTTTTCTCAGTAGCTTGTTTGAGTCCGCACAACCGCGTCACTCCGCTGGGCAAACGCCAACCGTCGCCGACTTGCTGGAACGCGGGCAACAGAAACTGCATGAGGAAACGAACGACGACCCGCTGCTCCAAGCACGGCTCACCGTGTCGTTGGCGGACACATGGCGCGCGCTGGGCCAGCTTGAACGGGCTGAAGCGCTGCTCGAGGAACTGATTGCGCAAAATCCCGCACTGAATGAAGACCACAAGCTGGCCGCCGAAGCGTATGCCGCGCTGGCGAAAGTGCGGTCATTCCGGGCCGACTGGTCGGCGGCGTTGACCGCGCTGGATGCCGCGGACCGTGCGCTCGAGCAGGTTCCCGGCGAACCGGTGCTGCGCGCCAACATTCTGAAGCAACGCGCCATGGCGCTGATGAACACGGATCGGCTCGACGCTGCCAAGCCCGTGATTGCCAAGGCGCGCGACTTGCTGCTGCCCTTGGCCGATTCGGAGCCGGAGGCCCTCATCGGAGCCGAGGCATTGTTGGCCACCGCCGCGTATTTGTCTGGTGAGCTGACCCAATCCCGCGATGCGTTTCTTCGAATTGTCGCGATGGAGCGCCAGATGGGCCCTGGCCGACAAGCAGGACTGGTTACGAACCTCAACAACCTCGCGGCTATTGAGGCACGCATCGGTTTGCTGGACGACGCCGTCACCCACTACCGGGAGGCGGTAAACGTTGGCGACCGCACCTTTGGTGCCGACCATCGCGAGGCGGCGCTGCCGCGCCTCGGGCTCGGTATGGCGCTGCGCCAGTTGGGTGAGGCCACGCCGGCCATCGAGCAGCTCCAACAATCGGCAGCGATCTACCAAACCTGGTCCGGCCCGGAACACCCTGAAAGCCGGTACGCCGATCTGTTGTTGGCAGAAACGCTGTGGCTGAACGGCGATCACCGCGTGGCCAAAGTCGCATTGCAGCGCGTGCTGGCTGACAACCCGATGACGCCGTTCCAAAACGGTGAGCGCGATTGCCGGGCGCGTTGGCTTGCTTATGCCTTGCAACTGCCCGATATCGCCCCGCGACGACCCGACGCCGCGATGCAAAGCTGCCGGCAAGCCCTGGCGGCCGACACCAGTTTGCGTGTGTTGCTCGACTGGCTGGACGGCGGGCCTTCGGCCGATCGGCAAGCGCTACGCGACCGGGCGAACACCTTGAAGGCGCCCGACCGGATGCTCAGCAACGCTTTGCAACGGGAGTCAGGTGGCCGATGA
- a CDS encoding ECF-type sigma factor, translating to MDESDITARLNDRDGDLAPEVYARLRALAQRQIAGHRASATLNATALVNEAWLKLSEYPQEWQSRSHFLAAMARVMRHVLIDRARELLAERRGGDQQRISFEHAEREPSSELDLADLLALDEALSTLRDMDPRLERVLELRLFGGLSTEETAAHLGVSEPTVKRDLRAARAFLGTRLKFE from the coding sequence ATGGACGAATCCGACATCACTGCCCGACTTAATGATCGCGACGGCGATCTGGCGCCGGAGGTGTACGCGCGCTTGCGCGCGCTCGCGCAGCGTCAAATCGCCGGCCACCGCGCATCGGCCACGCTGAACGCTACGGCCTTGGTCAACGAGGCGTGGCTCAAGCTGTCGGAGTATCCGCAGGAATGGCAGAGCCGCAGTCATTTTCTGGCGGCGATGGCCCGAGTCATGCGGCACGTATTGATCGATCGTGCCCGCGAACTGCTCGCTGAGCGCCGCGGCGGCGATCAACAACGCATCAGCTTTGAACATGCCGAACGCGAACCGAGCAGCGAACTCGATCTCGCTGATTTGCTGGCGCTGGACGAGGCATTGAGCACGTTGCGTGACATGGACCCAAGGCTGGAACGCGTCCTCGAGTTGCGCTTGTTCGGCGGCCTCAGCACCGAGGAAACGGCTGCACATCTTGGCGTGTCCGAACCCACGGTCAAACGCGACCTGAGGGCGGCGCGCGCGTTCCTCGGCACACGGCTGAAGTTCGAGTAG
- a CDS encoding DUF4199 domain-containing protein, whose translation MKNLILKYGLMAGVIVALPMGFMTVVMGHDLPMAWGMVIGYTSMLLAFSLIFVATKRHRDLNLGGVIRFWPALGMGLAITIVASLIYSITWEVITMSTDMNFMESYTKAVLAQEQARGASPEVLAQKAAEMAEFAKMYAKPWFRFMMTLTEILPIGILVSLICAILIRRPGFMPARPASA comes from the coding sequence GTGAAGAACCTGATTCTGAAATACGGCCTGATGGCCGGTGTGATCGTTGCCCTGCCAATGGGGTTCATGACAGTGGTGATGGGTCACGACCTCCCCATGGCGTGGGGCATGGTCATTGGCTACACGTCCATGTTGCTCGCGTTCAGCCTGATTTTTGTTGCGACCAAGCGCCACCGCGACCTGAACTTGGGGGGCGTCATCCGGTTCTGGCCGGCCCTTGGAATGGGGCTCGCGATTACAATCGTTGCCAGCCTGATCTACTCGATCACCTGGGAAGTGATCACGATGAGCACCGATATGAACTTCATGGAAAGTTATACCAAGGCGGTGCTGGCACAGGAACAGGCGCGCGGGGCGAGTCCAGAAGTATTGGCCCAGAAAGCGGCCGAAATGGCGGAGTTTGCCAAGATGTACGCAAAGCCCTGGTTCCGCTTCATGATGACGTTGACTGAGATTCTGCCCATTGGGATTCTCGTGTCGCTGATCTGCGCGATCCTGATCCGTCGACCTGGGTTCATGCCGGCGCGTCCGGCCAGTGCTTGA
- a CDS encoding helix-turn-helix transcriptional regulator, producing the protein MASDPNPNPLTAPPASEATPVAPTPQRNQSAPRRLPLSARVKSLRQQWLRQAPEWLTLLIYGLALALGVTVLNTLDYAFRARMYPSEIYLGLLALGFLAVGIWAGMWLVQRKAPKTERAEPGNEAAQASLGISGRELEVLKALAEGLANKEIARQLDISPNTVKTHVSRLFEKLDAGNRTEAVNRARGLRILP; encoded by the coding sequence ATGGCTTCCGACCCGAACCCCAACCCGTTGACCGCGCCGCCCGCATCCGAGGCAACGCCCGTGGCACCAACCCCGCAGCGGAATCAATCGGCGCCGCGCCGGCTGCCGCTCAGCGCGAGGGTCAAGTCACTGCGCCAACAATGGCTTCGCCAAGCTCCGGAATGGCTGACCCTGCTGATTTATGGCCTCGCCCTGGCCTTGGGCGTCACGGTGCTGAACACGCTTGACTATGCGTTCCGCGCGCGGATGTACCCGAGCGAAATCTACCTGGGCTTGCTCGCGTTGGGGTTTCTCGCGGTCGGTATTTGGGCGGGGATGTGGCTCGTGCAGCGCAAGGCCCCCAAGACGGAGCGCGCCGAGCCGGGTAACGAGGCCGCGCAGGCGAGTCTTGGCATCAGCGGCCGCGAGTTGGAAGTCCTGAAGGCGCTGGCCGAAGGTCTTGCGAACAAGGAGATCGCACGCCAGTTGGACATTTCGCCGAACACGGTCAAGACCCACGTCTCACGACTGTTCGAGAAACTTGACGCTGGGAATCGGACCGAAGCGGTCAATCGTGCCCGCGGCCTCCGCATTCTCCCGTAG